The following DNA comes from Pomacea canaliculata isolate SZHN2017 linkage group LG10, ASM307304v1, whole genome shotgun sequence.
ttaaaataatgttactgGATCAGGTTACATTTACTGCATAATGTATGATATTCTTACATCCCTCTAATCTTACAAACATACCTTTTGAAGTTGTGTGACATTTTGATATGAATCAAaattctcaacattttttttagacttaaatatgtaaaacctatatatatatagattgtataaaacatatatatcaTAGGAATGGcgttatttaaaataattttcagtatTTACTTTGTTACTATTATAGTGCATTCTCCTatgctaaaaattatttttcttcagaagtttattttcagcttttcaaaaatgttaacatCTTATACAATGCAGTTGTATGTTGCAATGAGACGTTAATATGCTACTGATTGGCCATATTATTAAATCAGTTTTGGTCAACCAACAATCTAATGAACTGACCTTACTTTATGAGTAATGCTGTTATGGCACGTGCATATTTTGAAGGTATATGTAGTCTGTGTATTAGTTATAAAAGCATgcttatgattttattttgtgacattttgctGTTGCATAAAATAAAGTATATGAGAATGTTCAAGCTTAATTATTTGCGTatcgtgtgtgcgtgcgagctCTTCCGTTACCATAATCTAAGATCTGAAACTGCTGGCACACCgtttatataaaatacatgGACCTCCGATCTAAACTATAAAATTGTCCGTGTCCCAAAATGCTAAATTCTCAAATCGTTTCGAACTGTTACTTCCTGTTTAGAAAATGGCGTCAATGGGAAAACAGAAGTCGTCGAATTTAGACAAGTCCCTTAGTAAAGGAAAGCCAGAGGTTGGTGTTTATTTGCACTACTTCAATCTTAAAAGTGCTCATTTTGTTCTGGTCATATTTCCTTCTTCGTAATTATCACATCAGTGTATAGAATGGCTTTATGTCTCCCTCACAATGACGGCATATACCATTTgagataaaattattattattactggaTCTGCATGCCTTTGAGCTTAAGTAGGATAAAACACGACAGGTCTTTCTAAGGAGAACGTTAGCAAAAGGTcgatttttaaagagaattcATCAACAGTGTCACTGACTGTTAAGTAGATATAAGGGCTACGTAGCTTACAGAGATATGTTTACAATATTAAATAGTGAGCTACATAAATTACATAATGATTACAATAACCGAGCTAGTTTGATCATTGTGACATATATTTTTGTGGGTTCCTTCAGCATGGTTGCCGTATTTAACCTAGGAACACACTTAAACAAAAtgcaagacatttattttgtaaccgCTGCTGTGTGTTTTTCAGAAACAATATGTTCTGAAGAAAGTTACAACTTAAACAATCTATGATGATTACATTTTCCttattaattatcatttattagTTTGACATATTTTGGTTAAGAGAATGCAGCAGGTATGATATTTTATCACAAGTATTGTTAATGCCTGTAGAATAGTTTTGGTTTTTCTTGGcagaaacattatttcttttaaaatgaaccTTCATACTACTTCAAGGTTTTTGAAAGGTGGTCTGCATTTTCAGGTTAATATTGCAACCTTTGCATTGCTATTTTCCGAGATAGTCCAGTACTGTCAGAACCGAGTCTACACTGTGCCAGAACTGCAAAATAAGTAGGTCAAAATTTAAATTCCTGTTGATAAATAAGACATTTTATTCTCAGTGTTTATTGTTACAATGGCCTTGTGCATCTGAAGTTTGtattacacttttttttggtctttttaaaagaaatgtacagGATTGGAGAGTTCTGCTGTCTGATTtcagtagtttttatttttaaaaatatgtatatttgtggACTTTTGagctttaaaagttttttgttttgttgccagtttgtataaaaatgtgtagcttgcacacaaaaagtaaacatacaTGGATATAGAAAGCTGAACCACTGTCAAAATGAACCACTTGTAAACTAGAAAATATGAAGAATGGATATTTTGAAAGAATTAGGTCATTATATCTTAGGCATTAGCTATGCGTACAATTTTTATTAACCTACCAGAAAATGATGTATAGATCATTCTTTAGATTTGTATACTTCTGCATTAtctattttgtaaacagtaaattagtactttttctgtttactgattttttctttggggttttgtttattttaaaggcTGGCTGAAATGGGGCATCATGTAGGCTCTCATCTCCTAGATGTTCTTTTCGTGCGAGAGAAAGGCTACAAGCGAGAAGTGAAACTACTGAGCATGCTTATTTTTATCAAGTCCAACTTCTGGAAGGTAAAACCTTAGCATTagtgtatttttttgttcagtcagcaggtgtattaGTCAGACCACTGTTCCTTTCTGAAAAAAGTAGATATTCATGACTACTTACAGAAGAGGAGATAGGGAATGTTGGCACATCctagaaaacaacagaaaatgaggtattcagaggggaaaaaaggtCAAACTGGTAAACAATGAAAGCAATGCagtttttaatgctttaaaacatgtttatattgttattaGTTTGCTGTCATGGTCAAAAATACAGtctttgaaaattttaaacttttttatttaatgccaTGATTGAGTTGACAGGCTACACATTGTAGGCAGCTATTTTGTGTTACAGACTGTGTTTGGCAGGGAGGCTGAAAAACTTGAGCAAgcaaatgatgatgaaagaacCTGTATCCTACTGTGCTTTTACTTGTGGTAGCTTAGTTTGCCTAACAGCAGtaccatattttaaaatgatttgaatAGCTTTATAATTTAATCAATCAATTTTGATTGTCTAGAATTTGATCAAGTAGTTACAAATATAAATGCAGTCTAAAATTAATGGACAGATATGGaactaaataaatttctttttcatcaaaacATTCCTTATACAGTAAAGATTTCATAATTGAAAAAGAGCCCTTAGTCAACCGATACATCTCTGTTCCAAAGGACAAAGGTAAAGAATTTTCTCAGATTTCATGTGAACAGGGTTACATCTGTTCTCTATCTTTTTCTCTTGcattgtgtctttttttttcaagctttcAAGTCCTCAAAACCCATTTTCATTGAGGAAAAATCTGTCATAATCCAAAAATCATCATCTGTGAACTTTATTCCTGTTTTCTGTGGTGTGTTATCCATTGGCGGATTCCTAGTCTTTCATGCACAGCACATTGTGCTTGGCTCCATGTAGGAAAATGTGCTCTACACAgtattgtgtttattatatatatatgtacatacagtTTTTAGTAATTATGTGTGCCGTAGCAGAAATGTGTCTGCCATGATACCAAGTAAAATGCGTTTACTGTCTTGTTCAGGTAGCCTCAACTGTGCAGCCTTCACTGCTGGTATGCTAGAAGCAGTCTTGAATGGTGCCAATTTTGTGAGTTAGCATTTAAATATGTTGTGATGTATGCCAGCTTCTATGTTTTGACTGTTCATTTTATACCTGACAAATGGAGAATCATCAtcgcaaaaaaagaaaatcgtgaAATACTATGATCAGATATCAAAGAAATgggaattattttttatgggTGTGGTGCTAGGTCTGCAGAATGTTTGTAAACACTATCCAAAATAGCTGCATCAAAAAGATGCTGCATGTACATATGGCTTCATGCATCATGGTTTCTTCCAAGCTTGTTCTGATCTTtattcccacacacacacacatgctctatctctctctcttttgttcaAACATTTGTTAAGACAGCCTTTAGAAAGGTAAAACTTGCATTGCGTTTTGTGCATTATTTAAACTGGTGTTTCTGAACATCAACCTGATGAGCTAAACTTACATACGAAATGGGAGTTTGTGAGCGTATTGTTGAGGTGTAGAATTAAGCGACACAGGAGAGCCTGTAggaatttaaaaattgtatttacatTACATTCCTAACCATGGATTTTTTACGATGTTTCAGCCTGCAAAAGTAACAGTTCACTGGCATAAAGGTACCTGCTTCATGATCAAATTTGATGAATCTGTGATTGCCCGAGACAAGACCATTGACAGTCGATAATTTTAGTTGCAGctctttaagcttttttttgtgtgcgtaTATAGTGGATGTGGTAGCTATGTTCCAAAATGACTATTTAATGTGAATGACCACTGATTTTAAGGTTGTTCCCTTCGCTCCCATTAACATTACactttcattaacattttaagttATCTTGCACACTTGTTTGTGCacatattttgtgaaatgttccGCTGTGGATGTGATGGCAATTAaaacattatataaaaaaaatgcagcaactACATATACTAATATCCATATGACTTTgtgtcatgtttatttatttgccacATTTACATGATTCTAAAGGAAACAGCTATTTACATCAATCATAAATTGCTTGAGCACACCCACGCCCATGCATGTGGATGTATATATAAGCAGGCATTCAGTCACACGCAGCACTCAGAAATCATGTTCCAGCAGTATTTCTAAAGTTGCTCACACAGGCATACAATCACGGAAAGAGCAACCCAGCAGTTTGTTTTTACCAGATACTGAgagtgcccccccccccccccatcccacacacacacacaatttggTTCCATGGAGCTAGGATGgtttcacaatatttttggttataaatgtgtacatgtcttgatttatttgttttagacGGGCTAGTTCTTGTACAAGATTAGTCTGGTTAATtgcttctttcttgtcttttttctggaCTGTCTCTtccttctgaaaataaaaatatacattccGCTGTCACTTCAGCTTGTCAAATGCTGACATCATGAAGCCAGTGAATTTTTATCATGTGATGCAACATCATCTACTTATTTCTATGCTATTATTCTGATACAGTTACGTGCCCAGCTGCTTCAATCATTTGCTATAGTTAACATGTCATTTTGACAATTAAACAGAAATGTCTGGCAACAACTACCTCCTGTATCATCTACTTCTAAAGCATAATAGCATTGCTGAATCAATGGTGGGCCTTAATACTTACAGGGATCTCTGTGCTGGTGAGCAATCTGGAATAATCCCTTTTGACACCACAGCAGGACGACTACAACATAGCATCAAAAgtgaagaaatgaaagttttaAATCCAAAATTGACTCATCACAGTGCACTGAACTTTATGTGAAGCATTCAACTGACACTA
Coding sequences within:
- the LOC112573225 gene encoding trafficking protein particle complex subunit 5-like, with protein sequence MASMGKQKSSNLDKSLSKGKPEVNIATFALLFSEIVQYCQNRVYTVPELQNKLAEMGHHVGSHLLDVLFVREKGYKREVKLLSMLIFIKSNFWKTVFGREAEKLEQANDDERTYFIIEKEPLVNRYISVPKDKGSLNCAAFTAGMLEAVLNGANFPAKVTVHWHKGTCFMIKFDESVIARDKTIDSR